A single window of Luteipulveratus halotolerans DNA harbors:
- a CDS encoding tyrosine-type recombinase/integrase yields MSKQRTDFTVAMPDRFLHLYGLSLTDEQLILDIDTDYVFVNLAERHRGAPMRYSNAVQVVRAIGRRAQVSLTPHTLRHTHGTALAREGWSAPQIAARLGQNSNTSADVYIHLAEDDLTDKYASTEMSRREA; encoded by the coding sequence CTGTCCAAGCAACGGACCGATTTCACTGTGGCGATGCCCGATCGGTTCCTCCACCTGTACGGGCTCAGCCTGACGGACGAACAACTTATCCTGGACATCGACACCGACTACGTGTTCGTCAACCTGGCCGAACGACATCGCGGAGCGCCGATGCGCTACTCCAACGCGGTCCAGGTCGTCAGAGCCATCGGTAGGCGAGCACAGGTGTCGCTCACGCCGCACACCCTGCGCCACACTCACGGCACTGCCCTTGCCCGAGAGGGGTGGTCAGCGCCGCAGATCGCCGCGCGGCTCGGACAGAATTCGAACACTAGCGCGGACGTCTACATCCACCTCGCCGAGGACGACCTGACCGACAAGTACGCCTCGACCGAGATGTCACGGAGGGAAGCGTGA